AGTGGCAACCCCGGTTGCCAATTCGTCCTCAAGTGTCGAGCCAGATGGCTAACTCGCCTTCCATACGAACTGGCGGAGGGCACTAAAAACCGTGCTCACCCCTGTGGCATGATATTCGCAAAAGACGAGGACGAATCTCAAAAGAGGATAAGCATGAAAACGTTTTGGTTCCCATTTCTACTTTCGACCTCAGCTCTGATTGCTTGTGGCGACGTTGAGAACTCTTCGGCAAAGGGAGAAGAAGAGAGCGCGCTCATCGATGGTAAAGAAGACAGTTTCTTCAGGCCAACGCAACACGGAGACCTCAGCTTTGGGCTCGAGAACCGCGCTACGGTCACGGCCGACGAGGTTTTTCATGCTTGGGAATTCACACTGACTGATGCTTCTTCCATTGAGTTGAAGACGGTCTTGGGAACGCGCAATCTTGACACTGTGATGTATCTCTATCGTCGCGACTCCTCGGAGGAGACTTGGGGACGCTACATCAAGAAGAACGATGACCATCAAGGCGAGATCTGGTCTCAAATCGATGGGGAATTTGAGGCTGGCCAGTACAGGGTCATCGTAAAGCCTTTCAAGACCAAGATGACCGGAAGCTTCCATGTTGCTGCCACGTGCGAAGGCGCTGGCTGCCCGGGTGCCGTTGGCGCCTGTGAGCCGGATGCTGGATTGCCCGCTGAAACCGGGTACGGTGCTTCGTGCGCAGCTCCAATTTTTGAAGTCTTGTCGACTGAGGTGCAGTCTTCCAATCAGTTCAGTGTGTCCTTGACCGAGAAATGCAACTTGCCATCTTTGGCTCAAAACGCTGTGAACCATTACATTGCGTATTGGGATGAAGTTGCAGGATTCGAAGAGCTTTTCGGCTACGACGGAGAAATCCAGCTGAATATCGAGACGACCACCTTTGAAAAGGGGCAGCTCATCTGGATTGATACCGGCGGAGACGAAGACGGGATGAATCTTGTCTACGATGCGCAAGGGATGCTCTTGGCATTGCACCAATCTAACCAGAGCCCTGATGACCGGTTCTTCTGCAAAGAGAACCAAGATGAAGAGCTCGAGATACCCACTTGCTTTTCGGAGTCACTTCACACCTTTAAGGAGGTCAGTGAAGATGGCGAATTCCTTCAGGGTGTAACATCCGTCGAGAGTGTCAATCAGGGCGAAGGTTTTGTTCCAGAATACGTGGCCCTTGCGGTCAAAGCCTATGCTCGCCAACACGGGTTGATTGATGGGTCCATCAAGTTCATCAGCACGATCAACACTGGCGAATACAGTACGGGGGCCGACGTCGAAGTCTGGGACTTTGAAGGAGTGCTTCCACATGAGCGCTTCCTCTACGCAGACGAGAGGATCTTGATGCAGTCGGGAGAAGCAGGCGTTCAGTACGTCTGTGAGCGCTGAGAGCTGGATAAACGGTTTAGAAGAGGACATCGACCGGTAGGCTGCTGTCTGTGTACGACCCGTTTCCAAGCTGGCCGTCAGAGTTTCGCCCCCAACATTTTACCCCGCCCGTATTTAGCCGAGCACACGTGAAGGTTCCGCCCGCTTGGACATCGAGCGCCCCGCTGATATTGACCGGCGAAGGAATGTGTCGATTGATGGTAGTGCCATCGCCAAGGCGCCCCTCCTCGTTGTTACCCCAGCAGGATATGGTTCCGCTTTGGTAGCCACAGGCGTGCCGTTCACCCACGGAGAGGAAGCTGTACGTTCCACTTACTTGTACAGGGGACTCGGACACGGTTATGGCGGTGGTGCCGAGTTGATAGAAGTCGTTGTTTCCCCAGCAATATACTGAGTTCCCTGCGAGTGCGCAGGAGAATTCGGCGCCGGCGCCGATAAAAGTTCCTGTACGGTTGGACCCATTACTGTTCAAAACGTTGGTAGGTAGAGACGCGTCGCCAAAGAGTAGGTAGCTTCCAATCTGTCGATCTGTATTGCGGCCCCAGCAAACGAAGTTGCCGCTCGTGTAGCGTGCACATGTGTGCGCTACGCCTGCCGAGATTTGCCCTATCGTGTTTGAGCCGGAGTTAACCGGCGTCATTGGGTTGAACATAGACGTGGTGCTGCCATCGCCGAGTCTTCCGTTCGCTCCCCAACCCCAGCAGTAAGTCCCGGTGGCCGTGATGGCACAGGAATGGTAGGTGCCTGTTTCTATGGCAGTAGCAGAACTGGGGAGGCCTACGACTTGAACGGGTAGGGAGCGATTCGTGCCACTGGTTCCATTTCCGAGCTGGCCATCGGTGTTGAGCCCCCAGCACCAGACGCTGCCGTCGGTTCGCCGTGCGCATGTGTGAAAGCCGCCGGCGCTGATTTGAGCGACGTTCGTGAGACCGGACACGGTGACCGGGGTAGGGCTTGGGTTGGTGGTGCCGTTACCGAGTCGTCCGTCATCATTGCGGCCCCAGCATCGAGCTGTGCCGTCTGACATTCGGGCGCACGCGTGGGAGTAGCCCACACTCACCTGAGCCACTGTCGGCGTGTCCGAAACGCACCCAGAAACATCGAAGGTACAGTTGGCGGTGCAGGTTGGCGTTCCGGTTCCAGCATTCAGAGTGGCACAGGTTGCCGAGTTTAGCTGTGTTCCGTCGCAGTCTTCGTTGTTTTGTCGGATTCCATCCCCGCAGAATTGGGTAGCACCTGCGACAGACCGACACTGGCTATTACACACGGTGCACGAGGTCTCGCCGTAGGCGCAAGATGTTTGGGGTGCACCTCCGTGGTCGCAATCTTCGCCGCCAGCGGCTTGGGTCGCACCATCGCCACAGAAACCGATGACCTGACCGGCAGTTAGCTGACATTGAGCGTTGCAGACCATACAGGACATTTCTCCATAGACGCACGCGAGCTGAACACTGCCCCCGTGGTCACACGCTTCGTCCGGGTCAACGGTACCGTTTCCGCAGCCATCTGGGATGGTGCATTGGGCACAAGGTCCACCGCAATCTATGCCGGTTTCTTCTCCGTTCTGAACGCCATCGGTGCAGGTCGGTGCGGCCGTGCATGCGGCGCAGGGTCCACCGCAGTCAGGCCCTTCTTCCGCCATGTCCTTGATACCGTTTTCACAGGAGGGCGTGAGGCAGACCTGAATCATTTCGTTGAACTCTTGACCCTCGTCGCATTCATCCGGGTTCATTTGTTCGACGCAGCTCCCTTCAACGCACGAGAAGCCGTCGGAGCAGGTTGGAACGCACCCTTGCGGTGTGTTGTTTGGATCGATGTTGGACTTTTTTGTTGGGCCCTCATCGCCACATCCCAGGAACAAAAGGAAGAACGGCAATACAAACAGGTTTCTCTTCACGGCATACCTCAAACGCGTTGTGCGACCCGTACTTAGTGAAGTCTGGATGAAGAGGCAAGCTCAAGCGGTTGGCCATTCCGCTTACAATAGGCTAAAATGGACATCACAATCTAAGTTGGCGGTTCAACATGCGTTCTTCGCTTCATTTTGGTTCGATTTGTCTGGTCTTGATTCTGGGATTTCTTTCAAGTTGCGGGTCGTCCAGCACATCGGACCCCGAGGACCTCGGAGGCATAGAGGACATGGGAGGCGTCGAAGATTTGCGTTCGGCAGACATGAGTGCCGACCTTGATCTCGTCAACAATCTCGTAGATTCAGGTGCTGCTGACGATTCGGGGCCTGACCTCGTCACGATGCCGGACATGACTCAAAGGCCACCACACGAACAACTCTTGAGTGAGTTGGTAGGGTTCGGTCAGGAGACCACGGGCGGTGCAGGTGGCCCGGTTGTGACTGTGACAACTCTTGCGGATTCGGGAGCCGGTTCTCTTCGCGAAGCCGCTACCAGCCAAGGCCCTGCTTGGATCAGGTTCCTCGTAAGTGGCGTTATTGAGTTGGAGTCTGCGATCGAAGTCTTGAGCGACAAGACCATCGACGGGCGAGGGGCGGACATTACGATCACCGGAGAGGGGCTTTTTGTTCAGAACGGTGAGGGCAATGTCATCATCAA
This Microvenator marinus DNA region includes the following protein-coding sequences:
- a CDS encoding RCC1 domain-containing protein, which produces MKRNLFVLPFFLLFLGCGDEGPTKKSNIDPNNTPQGCVPTCSDGFSCVEGSCVEQMNPDECDEGQEFNEMIQVCLTPSCENGIKDMAEEGPDCGGPCAACTAAPTCTDGVQNGEETGIDCGGPCAQCTIPDGCGNGTVDPDEACDHGGSVQLACVYGEMSCMVCNAQCQLTAGQVIGFCGDGATQAAGGEDCDHGGAPQTSCAYGETSCTVCNSQCRSVAGATQFCGDGIRQNNEDCDGTQLNSATCATLNAGTGTPTCTANCTFDVSGCVSDTPTVAQVSVGYSHACARMSDGTARCWGRNDDGRLGNGTTNPSPTPVTVSGLTNVAQISAGGFHTCARRTDGSVWCWGLNTDGQLGNGTSGTNRSLPVQVVGLPSSATAIETGTYHSCAITATGTYCWGWGANGRLGDGSTTSMFNPMTPVNSGSNTIGQISAGVAHTCARYTSGNFVCWGRNTDRQIGSYLLFGDASLPTNVLNSNGSNRTGTFIGAGAEFSCALAGNSVYCWGNNDFYQLGTTAITVSESPVQVSGTYSFLSVGERHACGYQSGTISCWGNNEEGRLGDGTTINRHIPSPVNISGALDVQAGGTFTCARLNTGGVKCWGRNSDGQLGNGSYTDSSLPVDVLF